A region of Aedes albopictus strain Foshan unplaced genomic scaffold, AalbF5 HiC_scaffold_167, whole genome shotgun sequence DNA encodes the following proteins:
- the LOC109420863 gene encoding spectrin alpha chain isoform X1 has product MEQFTPKEVKILESAEDIQERREQVLNRYNEFKVETRHKREKLEDSRRFQYFKRDSDELESWIHEKLQAASEESYRDPTNLQAKIQKHQAFEAEVSAHSNAIVVLDNTGQEMINQHHFASDTIQRRLDELHRLWELLLSRLAEKGMKLQQALVLVQFLRHCEEVMFWIKDKEAFVTADEFGQDLEHVEVLQRKFDEFQKDMASQEYRVTEVNELADKLLSNGHPERETITRKKEELNEAWQRLKQLAILRQEKLFGAHEIQRFNRDADETVAWIAEKDVVLSSDDYGRDLASVQALQRKHEGVERDLAALEDKVATLGAEAGRLCSIHADHSDQIREKQAEIAAYWQSLTAKAKERKQKLDESYFLHRFLADFRDLVSWINGMKAIISADELAKDVAGAEALLERHQEHKGEIDARGDSFKVTTEAGRQLLEREHYAAAEVQEKLAALESDKSSLLALWEERRILYEQCMDLQLFYRDTEQADTWMAKQEAFLANEDLGDSLDSVEALIKKHEDFEKSLAAQEEKIKALDVFATKLIDGQHYAADDVAQRRSMLLARRSALLEKSSVRRQLLEDSSALQQFERDCDETKGWISEKLKFATDDSYLDPTNLNGKVQKHTNFEHELTANKSRIEDITTNGQNLVEKGHYGADQINSRMQEIVTLWESLVQASDKKGCKLQEASQQQQFNRTVEDIELWLSEVEGQLMSEDYGKDLTSVQNLQKKHGLLEADVMAHQDRIEGIKVAANKFVESGHFDADNIRNKESALSKRYGALATPMAERKQRLLDSLQVQQLFRDLEDEAAWIREKEPVAASTNRGRDLIGVQNLIKKHQAVLAEINNHENRVAGVIANGEQMLTEQPFATEDIKLRLDAVKDQWNSLKDKANQRKQDLEDSLQAHQYFADANEAESWMREKEPIVSNQDYGKDEDSSEALLKKHEALVSDLEAFGNTIQALQEQAKNCRQQETPVVDITGKECVMALYDYTEKSPREVSMKKGDVLTLLNSNNKDWWKVEVNDRQGFVPAAYIKKIDPGLSASQQNLVDGHSISKRQAQINSQYDNLLALARERQNKLNETVKAYVLVREAADLSAWIRDKESHAQIKDVGEDLEEVEVMQKKFDDFNDDLKANEVRLAKLNEIAVQLTSLGQTEAALKIKTQIQTLNEEWATLQTITQERASQLGSAHEVQRFHRDVDETKDWIGEKDTALTNDDLGKDLRGVQTLQRKHEGLERDLAALRDKIRQLDETANRLMQSHPETAEQTYAKQKEINEEWQQVVAKTQQRKEKLLDSYDLQRFLSDYRDLMAWISSMMGLVTSEELANDVTGAEALIERHQNHRAEIDFRYGIPQEHRTEVDARAGTFAAFDQFGAELLQANHYASPEIQEKIENLAKAREDLEHAWTARRLQLDQNLDLQLYLRDCEQAENWMSAREAFLNAEEVDSKGDNVEALIKKHEDFDKAINGHEEKIAALQVLADQLIAQEHYAGKLIDDKRADVLDRWRHLKEDLIEKRSRLGDEQTLQQFSRDADEIENWIAEKLQLATEESYKDPANIQSKHQKHQAFEAELAANADRIQSVLAMGSNLIDKNQCSGSEDAVQKRLTQIADQWEYLTQKTTEKSLKLKEANKQRTYIAAVKDLDFWLGEVESLLTSEDAGKDLASVQNLMKKHQLVEADIHAHEDRIKDMNAQADSLVESGQFDSAGIQEKRQSINERYERICNLAAHRQARLNEANTLHQFFRDIADEESWIKEKKLLVGSDDYGRDLTGVQNLKKKHKRLEAELASHEPAIQAVQEAGEKLMDVSNLGVPEIEQRLKALNQAWAELKSLAATRGQKLDESLIYQQFLAKVEEEEAWITEKQQLLSVEDYGDSMAAVQGLLKKHDAFETDFAAHRDRCADIHDNGQTLVTNNNHHGESISQRCTQLDKKLENLQALATRRKNALLDNFAYLQFMWKADVVESWIADKENHVKSEEFGRDLSTVQTLLTKQETFDAGLSAFEQEGIHNITALKDQLINANHAQSAAILKRHEDVLTRWQKLRADSEARKYRLLAMQEQFRQIEDLYLTFAKKASAFNSWFENAEEDLTDPVRCNSIEEIKALREAHAQFQASLSSAQYDFQALADLDRKIKSFNVGPNPYTWFTMEALEDTWRNLQKIIEERDAELAKEVHRQEENDKLRKEFAKHANLFHQWLTETRYSILGWDKYGTSLMEGSGSLEEQFEALCHKANEIRARRGDLKKIEELGATLEEHLILDNRYTEHSTVGLAQQWDQLDQLAMRMQHNLKQQIQARNQSGVSEDSLKEFSMMFKHFDKDKSGKLNHQEFKSCLRALGYDLPMVEEGQPDPEFEEILNVVDPNRDGHVSLQEYIAFMISKETENVQSYEEIENAFRAITASDRPYVTKDELYSNLTKDMADYCVQRMKPFNDPKTGHPITGALDYVEFTRTLFQN; this is encoded by the exons AAAGCTGGATCCACGAGAAACTGCAGGCCGCATCGGAGGAAAGCTACCGCGATCCCACCAATTTGCAAGCCAAGATCCAGAAGCACCAGGCGTTCGAGGCTGAAGTTTCGGCCCATAGCAATGCGATCGTGGTGTTGGACAATACCGGTCAGGAGATGATCAACCAACACCATTTCGCTTCGGACACGATCCAGCGTCGGTTGGATGAATTGCACCGTTTGTGGGAACTGTTGCTGTCCCGGCTGGCTGAAAAGGGAATGAAGCTGCAGCAGGCTCTGGTTTTGGTGCAATTTTTGCGCCACTGCGAGGAAGTTATGTTCTGGATCAAGGACAAGGAAGCCTTCGTAACGGCCGACGAATTCGGTCAAGATCTGGAGCATGTCGAAGTTCTGCAACGGAAATTTGATGAGTTCCAAAAGGACATGGCTTCGCAGGAGTATCGTGTTACTGAAGTCAACGAGCTGGCTGACAAGCTGCTTTCCAATGGACACCCGGAGCGGGAAACCATCACCCGCAAGAAGGAAGAATTGAATGAGGCTTGGCAACGTCTGAAGCAGCTGGCAATTTTGCGTCAGGAAAAACTCTTTGGCGCCCATGAAATTCAACGTTTCAATCGCGATGCTGACGAAACCGTTGCTTGGATTGCCGAAAAGGATGTTGTTCTATCCTCGGATGATTATGGACGTGACTTGGCTAGTGTACAAGCTCTGCAACGCAAGCACGAAGGTGTAGAGCGTGACCTAGCCGCCCTGGAAGATAAGGTGGCTACTTTGGGAGCTGAAGCCGGTCGCTTATGTAGCATCCACGCCGATCATAGTGATCAGATTCGCGAGAAGCAAGCGGAAATTGCTGCCTACTGGCAATCGCTGACTGCCAAGGCCAAGGAACGCAAGCAAAAACTAGACGAATCATACTTCTTGCATCGCTTCTTGGCTGATTTCCGTGATTTGGTTTCATGGATCAATGGAATGAAGGCCATCATCTCGGCTGATGAATTGGCAAAGGACGTCGCAGGAGCTGAAGCTTTGCTCGAGCGCCACCAGGAGCACAAAGGAGAAATCGATGCCCGCGGAGATAGTTTCAAGGTGACCACTGAGGCTGGACGTCAGCTGTTGGAACGCGAGCATTACGCCGCCGCCGAAGTGCAGGAAAAGTTAGCGGCTCTGGAGAGCGACAAGAGCTCCCTTCTGGCTCTTTGGGAAGAGCGCCGCATTTTGTACGAGCAGTGTATGGATCTCCAACTGTTCTATCGTGACACCGAGCAAGCAGATACATGGATGGCCAAGCAGGAAGCTTTCCTGGCTAATGAAGATCTTGGTGATTCGTTGGATTCCGTTGAAGCACTCATCAAGAAGCATGAGGACTTTGAGAAGAGCTTGGCCGCTCAGGAGGAGAAGATCAAGGCCTTGGATGTCTTCGCTACGAAGTTGATCGATGGTCAGCATTACGCTGCCGATGATGTCGCTCAACGTCGTTCGATGTTGCTGGCTCGTCGTTCGGCCTTGCTTGAAAAGTCTTCTGTACGTCGTCAACTGTTGGAAGATTCCAGTGCTTTGCAGCAGTTCGAACGTGACTGCGATGAGACCAAGGGTTGGATCAGCGAAAAGCTCAAGTTTGCTACGGATGACAGCTATTTAGATCCCACCAATCTGAACGGCAAAGTCCAAAAACATACCAACTTTGAACATGAGCTGACGGCCAACAAGAGTCGCATCGAAGACATTACTACCAATGGTCAGAATTTAGTCGAGAAGGGCCACTACGGAGCGGATCAGATCAACTCTCGCATGCAGGAGATTGTCACTTTGTGGGAATCTCTGGTGCAAGCATCGGACAAGAAGGGTTGCAAGCTGCAAGAAGCATCTCAACAACAACAGTTTAATCGTACAGTTGAGGATATTGAACTGTGGTTGAGCGAAGTGGAAGGCCAGCTTATGTCCGAGGATTATGGTAAAGACCTAACCAGCGTGCAGAATCTGCAGAAGAAACACGGATTGTTAGAAGCTGACGTTATGGCCCATCAAGATCGTATTGAGGGAATTAAAGTCGCAGCGAACAAGTTCGTCGAAAGTGGTCACTTTGATGCGGACAACATTCGTAACAAGGAATCTGCTCTGTCCAAGCGATATGGAGCTCTCGCTACACCGATGGCTGAGCGAAAGCAGCGCTTGCTGGATTCGCTGCAGGTGCAGCAGCTGTTCCGCGATCTGGAAGACGAAGCAGCTTGGATCCGTGAGAAGGAGCCTGTTGCCGCTTCCACCAATCGCGGTCGCGATTTGATCGGTGTACAAAACTTGATCAAGAAGCATCAGGCCGTGTTGGCCGAGATCAACAACCACGAGAATCGTGTCGCAGGAGTCATTGCAAATGGTGAGCAAATGTTGACCGAGCAGCCTTTCGCTACCGAGGATATTAAACTACGTTTGGATGCTGTCAAGGATCaatggaattctttgaaggataAGGCCAATCAGCGAAAACAAGATCTAGAAGATTCGTTGCAGGCTCATCAGTACTTTGCCGATGCTAACGAGGCTGAGTCATGGATGCGCGAAAAGGAACCGATTGTTTCCAACCAGGATTACGGCAAGGACGAGGATTCGTCCGAAGCTCTATTGAAGAAACATGAAGCGTTGGTATCCGACTTGGAAGCTTTCGGTAACACAATTCAGGCTTTGCAAGAACAGGCCAAGAACTGCCGCCAACAGGAAACACCCGTCGTCGACATAACCGGAAAGGAATGCGTCATGGCTTTGTATGACTATACTGAGAAGTCTCCTCGTGAAGTGTCAATGAAGAAAGGAGACGTGTTGACGCTTTTGAACTCGAACAACAAGGACTGGTGGAAAGTTGAGGTCAACGATCGCCAGGGCTTCGTTCCAGCGGCATACATTAAGAAGATCGATCCTGGTCTAAGCGCCAGTCAGCAGAATTTAGTGGATGGTCACTCAATTTCTAAGCGCCAGGCTCAAATCAACAGCCAGTACGACAACTTGCTGGCCTTGGCTCGTGAGCGTCAGAACAAGCTGAATGAAACCGTGAAGGCGTATGTTTTGGTGCGTGAAGCAGCCGATTTGTCCGCTTGGATTCGCGATAAGGAAAGCCATGCTCAGATCAAGGATGTTGGAGAAGATCTTGAGGAAGTTGAAGTTATGCAGAAGAAGTTCGATGACTTCAATGATGATCTGAAGGCTAACGAAGTTCGTCTGGCCAAGCTGAATGAGATTGCCGTACAGTTGACTTCACTGGGTCAAACCGAAGCTGCATTGAAGATCAAAACCCAAATTCAGACCTTGAACGAGGAATGGGCAACTTTGCAGACGATTACCCAGGAACGGGCCAGCCAACTTGGATCGGCTCACGAGGTTCAACGCTTCCACCGTGACGTCGATGAAACTAAGGATTGGATCGGAGAAAAGGACACCGCTTTGACGAACGACGATCTTGGCAAGGATCTGCGTGGCGTACAAACTCTGCAACGCAAGCATGAAGGCTTAGAGCGTGACCTCGCTGCTCTGCGCGATAAGATTCGTCAACTGGATGAAACTGCCAATCGGCTCATGCAATCCCATCCGGAAACCGCCGAGCAGACCTACGCCAAGCAGAAGGAAATCAACGAAGAATGGCAGCAGGTCGTTGCCAAGACCCAGCAGCGCAAGGAGAAGTTGTTAGATTCGTACGATCTGCAGCGCTTCCTGAGCGACTATCGCGATCTGATGGCCTGGATCAGCTCGATGATGGGCTTGGTCACATCCGAGGAATTGGCCAACGATGTCACTGGGGCCGAAGCTTTGATCGAAAGGCATCAG AACCATCGTGCTGAAATTGATTTTCGTTACGGTATCCCGCAG GAACACCGTACCGAAGTGGATGCCCGCGCTGGAACGTTCGCTGCTTTTGACCAGTTTGGAGCTGAGTTACTGCAAGCTAATCATTATGCCTCACCCGAAATCCAGGAGAAGATTGAAAACCTGGCCAAGGCACGCGAGGACTTGGAACATGCCTGGACCGCTCGTCGTTTGCAGTTGGATCAGAATTTGGATCTGCAGTTGTACCTGCGTGATTGTGAGCAGGCCGAGAACTGGATGAGCGCCCGCGAAGCATTCCTGAATGCCGAAGAAGTCGACTCTAAAGGCGACAACGTGGAAGCTCTGATCAAGAAGCATGAAGATTTTGACAAGGCAATCAACGGTCATGAGGAGAAGATTGCCGCTCTGCAGGTGCTAGCTGATCAGCTGATTGCCCAGGAGCACTACGCCGGAAAGCTTATCGATGACAAGCGTGCCGATGTTCTGGACCGCTGGCGTCACTTGAAGGAAGATCTGATTGAGAAACGTTCTCGATTGGGAGATGAGCAGACGCTGCAGCAATTCTCACGCGATGCTGATGAGATTGAAAACTGGATCGCTGAAAAGTTGCAACTGGCCACGGAAGAGAGCTACAAGGATCCGGCCAACATTCAATCGAAGCATCAAAAGCACCAGGCCTTCGAAGCTGAGTTGGCCGCCAATGCCGATCGTATTCAGAGCGTCTTGGCTATGGGAAGCAACTTGATCGACAAGAATCAATGCAGCGGATCCGAAGATGCCGTTCAGAAGCGTTTAACTCAGATTGCTGATCAATGGGAATATCTGACGCAGAAGActacggagaaatccctgaagctgaAGGAAGCCAACAAGCAGCGCACGTACATTGCTGCTGTCAAGGATCTGGACTTCTGGTTAGGCGAAGTGGAAAGTCTTTTAACATCGGAAGATGCCGGAAAGGATTTGGCTTCCGTGcagaatttgatgaaaaaacatCAGCTTGTAGAAGCTGACATCCACGCCCATGAGGACCGTATCAAGGATATGAATGCGCAAGCTGACTCGTTGGTCGAAAGTGGTCAATTTGACAGTGCCGGTATCCAAGAAAAGCGTCAATCAATCAACGAGCGTTACGAACGTATCTGTAACTTGGCTGCCCACCGCCAAGCTCGGTTGAACGAAGCCAACACGCTGCATCAGTTCTTCCGTGACATTGCCGacgaggaatcctggattaaagAAAAGAAATTGCTGGTCGGCTCGGATGACTACGGTCGTGACTTGACCGGAGTTCAGAACCTGAAAAAGAAGCATAAGCGTCTGGAAGCTGAATTGGCCTCGCACGAACCTGCCATCCAGGCTGTTCAGGAAGCTGGTGAAAAGTTGATGGACGTTTCGAACCTGGGTGTTCCAGAAATCGAACAGCGTTTGAAGGCTCTGAACCAAGCCTGGGCTGAACTGAAGAGCTTGGCCGCCACTCGTGGTCAAAAACTGGATGAATCTCTTATTTATCAGCAGTTCCTGGCTAAGGTCGAAGAGGAGGAAGCTTGGATTACCGAGAAGCAGCAGCTGTTGTCGGTCGAAGACTACGGAGATTCGATGGCTGCTGTCCAGGGTCTCCTGAAGAAACACGACGCTTTCGAAACTGATTTCGCCGCTCACCGCGATCGCTGTGCGGACATTCATGACAACGGTCAAACTTTGGTGACCAACAACAATCATCACGGCGAAAGCATTTCGCAGCGTTGCACACAACTGGATAAGAAACTGGAGAATCTACAGGCGTTGGCCACTCGTCGCAAGAATGCTCTTCTGGACAACTTTGCCTACCTACAGTTCATGTGGAAGGCCGATGTGGTGGAGAGCTGGATTGCTGATAAGGAAAATCACGTCAAGTCGGAGGAGTTTGGACGTGATTTGTCCACTGTTCAAACACTATTGACGAAACAGGAGACATTCGATGCTG GTCTCTCTGCCTTCGAACAGGAAGGAATCCACAACATCACCGCCTTGAAGGACCAATTGATCAACGCCAATCACGCCCAATCGGCCGCCATTCTGAAGCGCCACGAAGATGTGTTGACCCGCTGGCAAAAACTGCGTGCCGATTCGGAGGCTCGCAAGTACCGCCTGTTGGCCATGCAGGAACAATTCCGTCAGATCGAAGACCTCTATCTGACATTTGCCAAGAAGGCTTCCGCTTTCAATTCGTGGTTCGAAAACGCCGAAGAAGATCTCACCGATCCGGTGCGGTGCAACTCGATCGAGGAAATCAAGGCCCTGCGTGAAGCTCACGCCCAGTTCCAGGCCTCGCTGTCGTCGGCCCAGTATGACTTCCAAGCGTTGGCCGATTTGGATCGCAAGATTAAGAGCTTCAACGTTGGTCCCAATCCGTACACGTGGTTCACCATGGAAGCGTTGGAAGATACCTGGCGTAATCTGCAAAAGATCATCGAAGAACGCGACGCTGAATTGGCCAAGGAAGTTCATCGCCAGGAAGAAAACGACAAGCTCCGCAAAGAGTTTGCTAAGCATGCTAACTTGTTCCACCAGTGGTTAACTGAAACTAG ATACAGCATTCTGGGATGGGACAAATATGG AACTTCTCTAATGGAAGGATCCGGTTCGTTGGAAGAGCAATTCGAAGCGCTCTGCCACAAAGCAAATGAAATTCGCGCTCGCCGTGGAGATCTGAAGAAGATTGAAGAACTGGGAGCCACCTTGGAAGAACATCTCATCTTGGACAACCGCTATACCGAACACTCAACAGTGGGCCTTGCACAGCAGTGGGATCAGCTTGATCAACTTGCCATGCGCATGCAGCACAATCTGAAGCAGCAGATCCAAGCCCGCAATCAATCTGGCGTCTCGGAAGACTCTCTCAAGGAATTCTCAATGATGTTCAAGCATTTCGACAAGGACAAGAGTGGCAAACTCAACCACCAAGAGTTCAAATCCTGCCTACGCGCCCTCGGTTACGATCTACCGATGGTAGAGGAAGGCCAGCCCGATCCGGAGTTCGAGGAAATCCTGAACGTAGTCGATCCAAACCGCGATGGACACGTTTCCCTGCAGGAGTATATCGCCTTCATGATTTCCAAGGAAACGGAGAACGTCCAAAGTTACGAGGAAATCGAGAACGCTTTCCGCGCTATCACCGCCTCCGACCGTCCTTACGTCACCAAGGATGAACTGTATTCC AACCTCACCAAGGACATGGCGGACTACTGCGTCCAGCGAATGAAACCGTTCAACGATCCGAAGACGGGACATCCCATCACCGGCGCCCTCGACTATGTGGAGTTTACGCGAACCCTGTTCCAAAACTAA